From one Lycium barbarum isolate Lr01 chromosome 6, ASM1917538v2, whole genome shotgun sequence genomic stretch:
- the LOC132644321 gene encoding kinesin-like protein KIN-7D, mitochondrial isoform X3 — MVLQVVARHTLCMEIIFLQTPGREFLLRVSYLEIYNEVINDLLDPTGQNLRVREDNQGTYVEGIKEEVVLSPGHALSFVAAGEEHRHVGSNNFNLFSSRSHTIFTLMIESSAHGDEYDGVIFSQLNLIDLAGSESSKTETTGLRRKEGSYINKSLLTLGTVIGKLSEGKASHVPYRDSKLTRLLQTSLSGHGHVSLICTVTPASSNMEETHNTLKFASRAKRVEIYASRNKIIDEKSLIKKYQREISCLKQELDQLRRGMFVGVNPVELMTLKQQLEEGQVKMQSRLEEEEEAKAALMSRIQRLTKLILVSSKNTIPRYLGDVAGHQRSHSPSEDDKMDSSMLIDGENQKDPSADTSDLKLRRSSSKWNDDISQVGNAITESAQEGISMSDQMDLLVEQVKMLAGETAFSTSTLKRLVEQSVNDPESSQTQIQNLDCEIQEKRKQMRMLEQRIVESGQASVANVSFVEMQQTLMKLMTQCSEQSFELEIKSADNRILQEQLQNKCLENKELQEKICHLEQQLAPVKAEQSYPSSERCVSDEYVDELRRRIQSQDIENDKLKLEHIQIAEENSGLRVQNQKLSEEASYAKELASAAAVELKNLAAEVTKLSLQNANLEKELLAAREMSSSRSSIAQAGNLSSRKHGENIRPGRRGRVSGRGSEVSGVIHDDFDMWDLDPEDLKMELQARKQREAVLEVALADKEIVEDQYRKKVEEGKKREASLANDLANMWVLVAQLKKENSARQDLKLAADWQIGGEDNMMNPETNDGDHKDPISDVSQDGDHTNAGSEIPKEEPLVARLKARMQEMKDKEHRYLGNVDANSHICKVCFESPTAAVLLPCRHFCLCKSCSLACIECPLCRTKIADRILAFT, encoded by the exons GGTACTTATGTTGAAGGCATAAAGGAAGAAGTTGTTTTATCACCTGGGCATGCGCTCTCTTTCGTTGCTGCAGGGGAAG AGCATCGACACGTTGGTTCAAACAATTTCAACTTGTTTAGTAGCCGCAGTCACACAATATTTACCTTG ATGATTGAAAGTAGTGCTCATGGGGATGAATATGATGGAGTGATCTTCTCACAGCTT AACTTGATTGATTTAGCTGGATCTGAGAGTTCTAAAACTGAAACAACGGGGTTGCGGAGAAAGGAAGGATCATATATCAACAAAAGTCTTCTGACTCTTGGAACT GTCATTGGAAAATTGAGTGAAGGGAAGGCATCTCATGTTCCTTATCGGGATTCTAAACTTACTCGGCTGCTCCAGACATCGCTGAGTGGGCATGGACATGTGTCT CTCATATGTACTGTTACTCCTGCATCAAGCAATATGGAGGAAACACACAATACACTGAAGTTTGCAAGCAGGGCTAAACGTGTGGAGATTTATGCATCACGCAACAAG ATTATTGATGAGAAATCCCTGATTAAGAAATATCAAAGGGAAATATCATGTCTCAAACAAGAGCTTGATCAACTAAGAAGGGGGATGTTTGTAGGTGTTAATCCTGTAGAACTTATGACTTTGAAACAGCAG TTGGAAGAAGGGCAAGTAAAAATGCAGTCAAGACTGGAAGAGGAGGAGGAAGCCAAGGCAGCTCTTATGAGCCGGATACAGAGGCTAACTAAACTGATCCTTGTTTCTTCAAAGAATACAATCCCTAGGTATTTGGGGGATGTTGCTGGGCATCAGAGGAGTCATTCTCCTTCTGAAGATGAT AAGATGGATAGTTCTATGCTTATAGATGGTGAGAATCAGAAAGACCCTTCAGCAGATACTTCTGATCTCAAACTCAGAAGATCTTCTAGCAAGTGGAATGATGATATATCTCAGGTTGGGAATGCGATCACTGAATCGGCTCAG GAAGGAATTTCAATGTCAGATCAGATGGACCTCTTAGTTGAGCAAGTCAAGATGCTTGCTGGAGAGACTGCATTCAGCACCAGTACATTGAAGCGCTTGGTTGAGCAGTCTGTTAATGACCCCGAGAGTTCGCAAACACAA ATTCAAAATTTAGAttgtgaaattcaagaaaagagaaAGCAAATGAGAATGTTGGAACAACGTATTGTTGAAAGCGGTCAAGCATCTGTTGCAAATGTATCTTTCGTTGAAATGCAGCAG ACTTTGATGAAATTGATGACACAATGTAGTGAGCAGAGTTTTGAGCTTGAG ATCAAATCTGCAGATAATCGGATTCTCCAGGAACAGCTGCAGAACAAG TGCTTAGAGAACAAGGAACTACAAGAAAAGATTTGTCATCTTGAACAGCAGCTAGCGCCAGTCAAGGCAGAACAATCATATCCCTCATCAGAAAGATGTGTATCTGATGAATATGTTGATGAGCTTAGAAGGAGAATTCAGTCACAG GATATTGAGAACGACAAGCTAAAGCTGGAACATATTCAGATTGCGGAGGAAAACAGTGGGCTGCGTGTGCAGAACCAGAAATTGTCAGAGGAAGCTTCATATGCAAAAGAATTAGCATCTGCTGCTGCTGTTGAACTGAAAAATTTAGCTGCTGAAGTCACAAAGCTCTCATTACAGAATGCAAACCTAGAGAAAGAATTGTTGGCTGCTCGGGAGATGTCGAGTTCTAGGAGTTCCATTGCACAAGCTGGTAACCTTAGTAGCAGAAAGCATGGCGAAAACATAAGACCAGGGCGTAGAGGCCGGGTTTCTGGCCGAGGAAGTGAAGTTTCAGGAGTGATTCATGATGACTTTGACATGTGGGACCTAGATCCTGAAGATCTAAAGATGGAGTTGCAAGCAAGAAAACAACGTGAAGCAGTTCTTGAGGTTGCCTTGGCTGACAAGGAAATTGTGGAAGATCAGTACAGGAAAAAAGTAGAGGAGGGAAAGAAAAGGGAGGCTTCTTTGGCAAATGATTTGGCAAATATGTGGGTGCTTGTTGCTCAGCTAAAGAAAGAGAATAGTGCTAGGCAAGACTTGAAGCTGGCAGCTGACTGGCAGATTGGTGGAGAAGACAATATGATGAATCCAGAAACTAATGATGGTGACCACAAGGACCCCATCTCTGATGTTAGCCAAGATGGGGATCATACAAATGCAGGATCTGAGATTCCGAAGGAGGAACCTCTGGTTGCCCGCTTGAAG GCTCGAATGCAAGAAATGAAGGATAAGGAACACAGGTACTTGGGTAATGTTGATGCAAATTCACATATATGTAAAGTATGTTTTGAGTCGCCTACTGCTGCAGTGCTTCTTCCTTGCCGCCATTTTTGCT TGTGCAAGTCTTGTTCCCTTGCTTGCATTGAGTGTCCACTCTGTCGGACAAAAATTGCAGATAGGATTCTTGCTTTTACCTGA